One segment of Streptomyces sp. XD-27 DNA contains the following:
- a CDS encoding NAD(P)/FAD-dependent oxidoreductase, whose protein sequence is MYDVIVIGARCAGSPAAMLFAQRGYRVLLLEKARFPQDTLSSHYIHQPGVALLGRWGLLDELRAAGCRPIDHQSYEAPGVRLDGFSLPVDGYRTTYAPRRYVLDPILAGGAVAAGVDFRDGCAVTDLVFEDDRVVGVRYTTPGGAEATERARLVVGADGMRSLVARKTGAQNVIEHPRLTCTYYSYWAGVPAHFELYERQGRWIGVIPTNDDLTLIMTYFPQDEFSAVRTAVEPAYLEAVRTTAPKLYERMSAGSRAEQLYGTGHQENYFRKAFGPGWALLGDAVHHKDSITARGITDAFIQAQSLTDHIGDELHDDAALDAALRGYEDDLDDTFADVYQGALNVAELKPEGRAEMLRKLAGHQELTDRYFSTLSGACSIDDFYNAELLTLLDQS, encoded by the coding sequence ATGTACGACGTCATTGTCATAGGTGCCCGTTGTGCGGGGTCGCCGGCGGCCATGCTGTTCGCTCAGCGGGGGTATCGAGTCCTGCTCCTGGAGAAAGCGCGGTTCCCCCAGGACACGCTGTCCTCGCACTACATCCACCAGCCGGGGGTGGCACTGCTCGGCCGGTGGGGGCTGCTCGACGAGCTCCGCGCCGCGGGCTGCCGACCGATCGACCACCAGAGCTACGAGGCGCCCGGCGTCCGGCTCGACGGCTTCTCCCTGCCGGTCGACGGCTACCGGACCACGTACGCGCCGCGACGGTACGTGCTCGACCCCATCCTCGCCGGCGGCGCCGTGGCCGCAGGCGTGGACTTCCGCGACGGCTGCGCGGTCACGGACCTCGTGTTCGAGGACGACCGGGTCGTCGGGGTGCGGTACACGACGCCCGGCGGCGCCGAGGCGACGGAGCGGGCCCGCCTGGTCGTCGGCGCGGACGGCATGCGCTCGCTGGTGGCCCGCAAGACCGGCGCGCAGAACGTCATCGAGCACCCGCGCCTGACCTGCACCTACTACAGCTACTGGGCCGGGGTTCCCGCGCACTTCGAGCTGTACGAGCGCCAGGGGCGCTGGATCGGCGTCATCCCCACCAACGACGACCTCACGCTGATCATGACCTACTTCCCGCAGGACGAGTTCTCCGCGGTCCGCACCGCGGTGGAACCCGCCTACCTCGAAGCCGTCCGCACGACGGCGCCCAAGCTGTACGAGCGGATGTCGGCGGGCAGCCGCGCGGAGCAGTTGTACGGCACGGGGCACCAGGAGAACTACTTCCGCAAGGCCTTCGGGCCCGGGTGGGCGCTGCTCGGTGACGCGGTGCACCACAAGGACTCCATCACCGCCCGCGGCATCACCGACGCCTTCATCCAGGCCCAGTCGCTCACCGACCACATCGGCGATGAGCTGCACGACGACGCGGCACTCGACGCGGCGCTGCGAGGCTACGAGGACGACCTGGACGACACCTTCGCCGATGTCTACCAGGGCGCGCTCAACGTGGCCGAGCTCAAGCCGGAGGGCCGGGCCGAGATGCTGCGGAAACTGGCCGGTCACCAGGAGCTCACCGACCGGTACTTCTCGACGCTTTCGGGCGCCTGCTCCATCGACGATTTCTACAACGCCGAGCTCTTGACGCTGCTCGACCAGAGCTGA
- a CDS encoding non-ribosomal peptide synthetase codes for MIPLSFAQRRLWFVDRFEGPSPTYNGAFALRLTGELDVGALQSALRDVIDRHEALRTVIVEGDDGVPHQQVLPSDRQPLDLPVVEVTKEEEPAAIDEVATSTFDLATDVPIRARLLRCGAGEHTLVLVMHHIAVDGESFGPLFRDLLTAYAARTKGRAPAWEPLPVQYADYTLWQRDVLGDESDPHSVAARQLEYWRQTLAELPQPLAVPTDRPRPKAMSRRGDMVPFAIDADLLRSVEKLAAQADTTVSMVMHSALAVLLHHLGCGDDVPIGAPIAGRTDRELRDLVGFFVNTWVLRVDLSGNPTFRELLQRVRDRALAAYDNQDMPFERLVELLNPDRSTAYNPFFQVMLAWQPPVPQMEFPGLAAQAERLETRTAKFDLFFDIIPNASGGARCRLEYATDLFDRDTAEDIAARFVRVLGRLAADAEGRIGGIDTLGATERDRILGQFNDTATAESELTVPELFESQVARTPDAPAIVCDDRTLTYRELDDRANGVARELVRRGAGPEDLVVLALPRTEDLVVGLLGILKSGAGYLPMDPQYLAGRAESVLSEAAPRFAVTDTETWRELPHHDMAAVLLDDRTAWASPDGPLDGAVRVSPPAPDNLAYVMYTSGSTGKPKGAAITHRNVVNGVRELVRVLDAPPNWRMLAGTSVNFDVSVFELLTTLSTGGTAEVVPNALTLAERGSWDGHVISAVPSVLGELVGHLEKATDVRTVVFAGDVLPARLVRQVREALPGARIVNSYGQSESFYATTFSLAPSDEWPDSDVAPIGTPLGNMRAYVLGPGLAPVPQGAIGELYVVGTCLGRGYHGRPGLTAERYVANPFGPAGERMYRTGDLARWNAKGELECLGRSDGQVKVRGFRIETAEVEAVCAQHPGISEAVVVSREVPSGGRRLVAYVVHVGEGAVGDDGAGGIGDVTDVMAGASAAELRKFVAARLPDYMVPSAFVTLGRLPLGPTGKLDRSALPEPEFVGETYREPATEAEAIITAAYADVLGVDRVGADDDFFVVGGDSLRSIQVVARARARGLDLTTREIFEYRTAARLAEAAAARPDRAPALAEDEGGGVGPMPLQPVARHVFEHGGVTNRFAMAMALELPEGIDADGLAATLDAVLDRHDLLRAQLVRGDEPSLVVRPQGSVRAADLIRRVACDGRWDDVPLLDLAKRELDEAAGRLDPEAGTMADFVWFAAEQGAGRLFVVLHHLVVDGVSWRILMSDFAEAWQQVRSGRTPELPAVGTSARRWASALETEALAPEREAELAFWRDMLETPTPLLGTRALDPAVDGMATVDTVRVQLSAEVTEAVLTKLPAAFRSTGTDVLLAALALAVNRWRGTDRSTLVRLEGHGREEDIVPGADLSRTVGWFTSMYPARVDVGGVDLADVLTGGPAAGQAIKLVKEQLRAIPDKGVGYGLLRYLNPETAPQLADYPAPQIGFNYLGRISDADVPEHLRGHGWGPADWSAELIPAPDADLPALSALEVNSVATETTDGTRLQTVFMFPTGVLSRERTAELAELWVEVLRGMAAHAARPGIGGLTPSDAPLVSVRQTEIEAWEQRYGRLAEVWPQAPGQSGIQFQAAIADGSFDVYHMQFVLSLSGHVDPARMRAAGQALLDRYPNLGSAFLTAVDGDPVQVVAEHVTLPWRHVDLTGRSEAEQEAALDTALADDRADRLDPHRPPLFRMALLTYGPQQAKLIITAHHTVFDGWSSPLVFKDLIELYAGTRELAPVRSYGDYLAWLSTRDREESAARWAAELAGFDQPTLVVPNAPLQEAATALGRVEVPLSIDKGRELARRAAALGVTLNTLVQGAWAILLSKLTGQQDVVFGAAVNGRPADLAGSDAMVGLFINTLPTRAFCRPDQRMGDVITELQDRQTALLDHHHYGLADIQRGIGLPALFDTIVVFENYPVDREGIVDANLAAGFQIDSIRPFAGSHYALTLNASDPYLRLSLDYRKNLYEREAAEEIAARFVRVLEQVLVDPSVPVGAVEVLGEEERDWLVRRVNDTAQPVAADTLPGAFEAQVERDPDLVALIGEQERLTYGEFNRRANRLAHWLVEQGAGPEQLVAVRIPRSVDLMVAIYAVVKAGAAYVPIDTELPEDRVEHVLAGAKPLLVLDEELPDVSGYPEANPERVLSPDNAAYVIFTSGSTGGPKGVQVSHRSIMNRLQWGLSHFDVGTEDRVLLSTSASFDVSVPELFAPLQVGAAVVIARPDGRRDPSYLAELIQRERVTGADFVPSLLEVFITEPTAARCTSLRWIEVAGEAFPAALANKVVDVLPGCGVHNLYGPTEAAVEVTAWQHVPGADRVPIGAPVWNTQVYVLDAALRPVAPGVAGELYLAGAGLARGYLGQLGLTANRFVACPYGAPGTRMYRTGDLVRWNEDGQVEYLGRTDFQVKIRGFRIELSEVEQTLIAHPDIDNAVAVVRQDRAGDQRLVAYVVPGDGKADADVDTTALLELAREALPEYMVPSAIVPLAELPMTTSGKLDRKALPAPDHSEDAAVGRGPRNHNEEVLCRLFAELLGVEEVGIDIDFFDHGGHSLLATRLIGRIRSELNVDVKVTTVFRNPTVSQLAERIEKLATSKRPQLRQMNV; via the coding sequence ATGATCCCGTTGTCGTTCGCGCAGCGTCGGCTGTGGTTCGTGGACCGTTTCGAAGGCCCGTCGCCGACCTACAACGGCGCTTTCGCCCTGCGGCTGACCGGTGAACTGGACGTGGGTGCGCTGCAGTCGGCGCTCCGCGACGTCATCGACCGGCACGAGGCCCTCCGCACGGTGATCGTCGAGGGCGACGACGGCGTCCCGCACCAGCAGGTGCTGCCGTCCGACCGGCAGCCGCTGGACCTGCCGGTCGTCGAGGTCACCAAGGAGGAGGAACCGGCGGCCATCGACGAGGTGGCCACCTCGACCTTCGACCTGGCCACCGACGTGCCGATCCGCGCCAGGCTGCTGCGGTGCGGAGCGGGCGAGCACACCCTGGTCCTGGTGATGCACCACATCGCCGTGGACGGGGAGTCCTTCGGGCCGCTGTTCCGCGATCTCCTCACGGCCTACGCGGCCCGCACCAAGGGCAGGGCCCCGGCGTGGGAGCCGCTCCCGGTGCAGTACGCGGACTACACCCTGTGGCAGCGGGACGTGCTCGGTGACGAGTCCGATCCGCACAGCGTGGCGGCCCGGCAGTTGGAGTACTGGCGGCAGACCCTGGCCGAGCTGCCCCAGCCCCTGGCCGTGCCCACCGACCGGCCGCGCCCGAAGGCGATGAGCCGCCGCGGCGACATGGTCCCCTTCGCCATCGACGCCGACCTGCTCCGGTCCGTGGAGAAGCTGGCCGCGCAGGCGGACACCACGGTGTCCATGGTCATGCACTCCGCCCTCGCGGTCCTGCTGCACCACCTCGGCTGCGGTGACGACGTGCCCATCGGCGCGCCGATCGCGGGCCGCACGGACCGGGAGCTGCGGGACCTCGTCGGCTTCTTCGTCAACACCTGGGTGCTGCGCGTCGACCTCTCCGGGAACCCGACCTTCCGTGAACTGCTGCAGCGGGTGCGGGACCGGGCCCTCGCCGCGTACGACAACCAGGACATGCCGTTCGAGCGCCTGGTGGAGCTGCTGAACCCGGACCGGTCCACCGCCTACAACCCGTTCTTCCAGGTGATGCTCGCCTGGCAGCCGCCCGTGCCGCAGATGGAGTTCCCCGGCCTCGCCGCACAGGCCGAGCGGCTCGAGACCAGGACGGCCAAGTTCGACCTGTTCTTCGACATCATCCCGAACGCGTCGGGCGGGGCGCGCTGCCGTCTGGAGTACGCCACCGACCTGTTCGACCGGGACACGGCCGAGGACATCGCGGCCCGGTTCGTGCGTGTCCTCGGCCGACTCGCGGCCGACGCGGAGGGCCGGATCGGCGGCATCGACACGCTCGGCGCGACCGAGCGTGACCGCATACTCGGCCAGTTCAACGACACGGCCACCGCCGAGTCCGAGCTGACCGTCCCTGAGCTGTTCGAAAGCCAGGTGGCCAGGACGCCGGACGCCCCGGCGATCGTCTGCGACGACCGGACGCTGACCTACCGGGAACTCGACGACCGGGCGAACGGCGTCGCGCGGGAGCTGGTCCGGCGCGGTGCCGGGCCGGAGGACCTGGTGGTCCTCGCCCTGCCGCGCACGGAGGACCTGGTGGTCGGCCTGCTCGGCATCCTCAAGTCCGGTGCCGGGTACCTGCCGATGGACCCGCAGTACCTCGCCGGGCGAGCGGAGAGCGTGCTGTCCGAAGCGGCCCCGCGGTTCGCGGTGACCGACACCGAGACGTGGCGGGAGCTGCCGCACCACGACATGGCGGCCGTCCTCCTCGACGACCGCACGGCCTGGGCCTCGCCCGACGGGCCCCTTGACGGCGCGGTCCGGGTCTCGCCGCCGGCCCCGGACAACCTGGCGTACGTCATGTACACCTCCGGCTCCACGGGCAAGCCGAAGGGCGCCGCGATCACCCACCGCAACGTCGTCAACGGCGTGCGGGAGCTGGTGCGCGTCCTGGACGCGCCGCCCAACTGGCGCATGCTCGCCGGCACTTCGGTCAACTTCGACGTCTCGGTCTTCGAGCTGCTTACCACCCTGTCCACCGGCGGCACGGCCGAAGTCGTGCCGAACGCGCTGACGCTCGCCGAGCGGGGCTCCTGGGACGGCCACGTCATCAGCGCGGTCCCCTCGGTGCTCGGGGAACTGGTCGGCCACCTGGAGAAGGCGACGGACGTGCGCACGGTCGTCTTCGCGGGCGACGTGCTCCCGGCCCGGCTCGTGCGTCAGGTGCGCGAGGCCCTGCCCGGGGCGCGGATCGTGAACTCCTACGGGCAGAGCGAGAGCTTCTACGCCACCACGTTCTCCCTCGCGCCGTCCGATGAGTGGCCGGACAGCGACGTCGCGCCCATCGGCACCCCGCTGGGCAACATGCGGGCCTACGTCCTCGGCCCTGGACTCGCCCCGGTGCCGCAGGGCGCGATCGGTGAGCTGTACGTGGTCGGCACCTGCCTGGGCCGCGGCTACCACGGCCGCCCTGGCCTGACCGCCGAGCGCTACGTGGCGAACCCGTTCGGCCCCGCGGGCGAGCGGATGTACCGCACGGGCGACCTGGCCCGCTGGAACGCCAAGGGTGAGCTCGAATGCCTCGGCCGCAGCGACGGCCAGGTGAAGGTGCGCGGCTTCCGCATCGAAACGGCCGAGGTCGAGGCCGTGTGCGCGCAGCACCCCGGGATCAGCGAGGCGGTGGTGGTCAGCCGCGAGGTGCCCTCGGGCGGGCGGCGGCTCGTCGCGTACGTGGTGCACGTCGGCGAGGGCGCCGTCGGCGACGACGGTGCCGGCGGGATCGGCGACGTGACGGATGTGATGGCCGGTGCCTCGGCCGCCGAGCTGCGCAAGTTCGTCGCGGCACGGCTGCCCGACTACATGGTGCCTTCGGCCTTCGTGACCCTCGGCCGCCTGCCGCTCGGGCCGACCGGCAAGCTGGACCGCTCGGCGCTGCCCGAACCGGAGTTCGTCGGCGAGACCTACCGGGAGCCCGCCACCGAGGCCGAGGCGATCATCACCGCGGCGTACGCGGACGTACTCGGCGTGGACCGGGTCGGCGCCGACGACGACTTCTTCGTCGTGGGCGGGGACAGCCTGCGGTCGATCCAGGTGGTGGCGCGGGCCCGGGCCAGGGGCCTGGACCTCACCACGCGGGAGATCTTCGAGTACCGCACGGCGGCCCGGCTGGCCGAGGCGGCCGCCGCCCGCCCGGACCGCGCGCCCGCGCTGGCGGAGGACGAGGGCGGCGGTGTCGGACCGATGCCGCTGCAGCCCGTCGCGCGGCATGTGTTCGAGCACGGCGGCGTGACGAACCGATTCGCCATGGCGATGGCCCTTGAGCTTCCCGAGGGCATCGACGCGGACGGTCTGGCCGCGACACTGGACGCCGTGCTCGACCGGCACGACCTCCTGCGCGCCCAGTTGGTGCGCGGCGACGAGCCCTCCCTCGTCGTGCGTCCGCAGGGCTCCGTGCGGGCGGCGGACCTGATCCGCCGGGTCGCCTGCGACGGCCGGTGGGACGACGTGCCCCTGCTCGACCTGGCGAAGCGGGAGCTGGACGAGGCGGCCGGGCGGCTCGACCCGGAAGCCGGGACCATGGCGGACTTCGTCTGGTTCGCCGCGGAGCAGGGCGCGGGCCGGCTGTTCGTGGTGCTGCACCACCTGGTGGTGGACGGAGTCTCCTGGCGGATCCTCATGTCGGACTTCGCCGAGGCCTGGCAGCAGGTCAGGTCGGGCCGCACGCCCGAGCTGCCCGCGGTCGGCACGTCGGCCCGCCGCTGGGCGTCGGCCCTTGAGACCGAGGCGCTCGCCCCGGAGCGGGAAGCGGAACTGGCGTTCTGGCGGGACATGCTCGAGACGCCGACCCCCCTGCTCGGCACGCGGGCGCTCGACCCGGCGGTGGACGGGATGGCCACGGTCGACACCGTGCGGGTGCAGCTCTCCGCCGAGGTCACCGAGGCCGTGCTGACCAAGCTTCCCGCGGCCTTCAGGAGCACCGGGACCGATGTGCTGCTGGCCGCGCTCGCCCTGGCGGTGAACCGGTGGCGGGGCACGGACCGCTCGACCCTGGTCCGCCTCGAAGGGCACGGCCGTGAGGAGGACATCGTCCCCGGGGCCGACCTCTCCCGGACCGTCGGCTGGTTCACCAGCATGTACCCGGCCCGGGTCGACGTGGGCGGAGTGGACCTGGCCGACGTGCTGACCGGCGGCCCCGCGGCCGGTCAGGCGATCAAGCTGGTCAAGGAGCAGTTGCGCGCGATCCCGGACAAGGGCGTGGGCTACGGCCTGCTGCGCTATCTGAACCCGGAGACCGCCCCGCAGCTCGCCGACTACCCGGCGCCGCAGATCGGCTTCAACTACCTCGGCCGGATCTCCGACGCCGACGTGCCCGAGCACCTGCGCGGGCACGGGTGGGGACCGGCGGACTGGTCCGCCGAGCTGATCCCGGCGCCCGACGCGGACCTGCCCGCGCTGTCCGCGCTCGAGGTCAACTCGGTCGCCACGGAGACCACCGACGGCACCCGCCTGCAGACCGTCTTCATGTTCCCCACCGGGGTGCTGTCCCGTGAACGGACCGCCGAACTGGCCGAGTTGTGGGTCGAGGTGCTGCGCGGCATGGCCGCGCACGCCGCCCGCCCCGGCATCGGCGGCCTGACGCCATCGGACGCCCCGCTGGTCTCGGTGCGCCAGACGGAGATCGAAGCCTGGGAGCAGCGCTACGGCCGACTGGCCGAGGTGTGGCCGCAGGCCCCGGGCCAGTCCGGGATCCAGTTCCAGGCCGCGATCGCCGACGGTTCGTTCGACGTCTACCACATGCAGTTCGTGCTGAGCCTGTCCGGGCACGTGGACCCGGCGCGCATGCGGGCGGCCGGGCAGGCCCTCCTCGACCGCTATCCCAACCTGGGCTCCGCGTTCCTCACCGCGGTCGACGGCGATCCGGTGCAGGTCGTGGCGGAACACGTGACCCTGCCGTGGCGGCACGTCGACCTGACCGGCCGGAGCGAAGCCGAGCAGGAAGCGGCGCTCGACACGGCACTCGCCGACGACCGGGCCGACCGGCTCGACCCGCACCGGCCGCCGCTGTTCCGCATGGCCCTGCTCACCTACGGGCCGCAGCAGGCGAAACTCATCATCACGGCGCATCACACGGTGTTCGACGGCTGGTCGTCCCCGCTGGTGTTCAAGGACCTGATCGAGCTGTACGCCGGAACCCGCGAGCTTGCTCCGGTCCGCAGCTACGGCGACTACCTGGCCTGGCTGTCCACGCGGGACCGGGAGGAGTCGGCCGCCCGGTGGGCCGCCGAGCTCGCCGGGTTCGACCAGCCGACCCTCGTGGTGCCGAACGCCCCGCTCCAGGAGGCGGCGACCGCCCTCGGGCGGGTCGAGGTGCCCCTGTCCATCGACAAGGGGCGTGAACTCGCCCGGCGCGCCGCGGCACTCGGCGTCACGCTGAACACGCTCGTGCAAGGGGCGTGGGCGATCCTGCTCTCGAAGCTGACGGGGCAGCAGGACGTGGTGTTCGGCGCCGCCGTCAACGGGCGCCCGGCGGATCTCGCCGGTTCGGACGCGATGGTCGGCCTGTTCATCAACACCCTGCCGACCAGGGCCTTCTGCCGACCCGACCAGCGCATGGGTGACGTCATCACCGAGCTCCAGGACCGGCAGACGGCGCTGCTCGACCACCACCACTACGGTCTTGCCGACATCCAGCGAGGCATCGGGCTGCCCGCCCTGTTCGACACGATCGTCGTGTTCGAGAACTACCCGGTCGACCGCGAGGGCATCGTCGACGCGAACCTCGCGGCGGGATTCCAGATCGACTCCATCCGGCCGTTCGCGGGCTCGCACTACGCCCTCACGCTCAACGCCTCTGACCCCTATCTGCGGCTCTCCCTCGACTACCGGAAGAACCTCTACGAGCGCGAAGCGGCCGAGGAGATCGCCGCCCGGTTCGTCCGGGTCCTCGAGCAGGTGCTCGTGGATCCGTCGGTGCCGGTGGGCGCTGTCGAGGTGCTGGGGGAGGAGGAGCGGGACTGGTTGGTGCGCCGGGTCAATGACACGGCGCAGCCGGTGGCGGCGGATACGCTGCCGGGTGCGTTCGAGGCGCAGGTGGAGCGTGATCCTGACCTGGTCGCCTTGATCGGTGAGCAGGAGAGGTTGACGTACGGGGAGTTCAACCGGCGTGCCAACCGGTTGGCGCATTGGCTGGTCGAGCAGGGTGCGGGTCCCGAGCAGCTGGTCGCGGTGCGTATCCCGCGGTCTGTCGATCTGATGGTGGCGATCTACGCGGTCGTCAAGGCGGGCGCGGCGTACGTGCCGATCGACACCGAACTGCCCGAGGACCGGGTGGAGCATGTGCTGGCGGGTGCGAAGCCGCTGCTGGTGCTCGATGAGGAGCTTCCGGACGTGTCCGGGTATCCGGAGGCGAACCCGGAGCGGGTGCTCTCGCCGGACAACGCGGCGTATGTCATCTTCACCTCGGGGTCCACTGGTGGTCCCAAGGGTGTGCAGGTGTCGCACCGGTCGATCATGAACCGGTTGCAGTGGGGCCTGTCGCACTTCGATGTCGGCACCGAGGACCGGGTGCTGCTGAGCACGTCGGCGAGTTTCGATGTGTCGGTGCCGGAGTTGTTCGCGCCATTGCAGGTGGGTGCGGCTGTGGTGATCGCGCGTCCGGACGGGCGGCGGGATCCGTCGTATCTGGCCGAGTTGATCCAGCGGGAGCGGGTGACCGGCGCGGACTTCGTACCGTCCTTGCTTGAGGTGTTCATCACCGAGCCGACAGCGGCTCGGTGCACCAGCCTGCGCTGGATCGAGGTCGCGGGTGAGGCGTTCCCGGCCGCGCTGGCGAACAAGGTCGTCGATGTGCTGCCGGGCTGCGGGGTGCACAACCTCTACGGGCCGACTGAGGCGGCGGTGGAGGTCACGGCGTGGCAGCACGTGCCGGGTGCGGACCGGGTGCCGATCGGCGCGCCGGTGTGGAACACCCAGGTGTATGTGCTGGATGCGGCGCTGCGCCCGGTCGCGCCCGGTGTGGCGGGTGAGCTGTATCTGGCTGGTGCGGGGCTGGCGCGCGGGTATCTGGGTCAGTTGGGTCTGACCGCGAACCGGTTCGTGGCCTGTCCCTACGGGGCGCCGGGCACCCGGATGTATCGCACGGGGGACCTGGTGCGGTGGAACGAAGACGGGCAGGTCGAGTACCTGGGCCGTACCGACTTCCAGGTCAAGATCCGAGGCTTCCGCATCGAACTCAGCGAAGTGGAACAGACCCTGATCGCACACCCGGACATCGACAACGCGGTGGCCGTGGTGCGCCAGGACCGCGCAGGCGACCAGCGCCTGGTGGCCTACGTGGTGCCGGGCGACGGCAAGGCGGACGCCGACGTGGACACCACGGCCCTCCTTGAGCTGGCCCGGGAGGCCCTGCCGGAGTACATGGTCCCCTCGGCGATCGTGCCGCTCGCGGAGCTGCCCATGACCACGAGCGGGAAGCTGGACCGCAAGGCGCTCCCCGCACCCGACCACAGCGAAGACGCGGCCGTCGGGCGAGGGCCGCGCAACCACAACGAAGAAGTGCTCTGCCGACTGTTCGCCGAACTGCTCGGCGTGGAGGAGGTCGGCATCGACATCGACTTCTTCGACCACGGCGGGCACTCGCTGCTGGCCACCCGGCTCATCGGCCGGATCCGCAGCGAACTCAACGTCGACGTGAAGGTCACAACGGTGTTCCGCAACCCGACCGTCTCCCAACTAGCGGAGCGGATCGAGAAGTTGGCCACATCGAAGCGCCCGCAGTTGCGACAGATGAACGTTTAG